A section of the Acidobacteriota bacterium genome encodes:
- the chrA gene encoding chromate efflux transporter, producing the protein MTPSPSALARLKELALVFLKLGVLGFGGPAAHIAMMEEEVVARRGWLTRQRFLDLLGATNLIPGPNSTEMAIHLGYVRAGWSGLAVAGICFILPAVGLTAGLAWIYVHFGQLPQVAPWLLGIKPAVVAIIAVSVWRLGKKACKTWSLGVIGAAVLAASLLQVNEVAALLLGGVAGMLWLRVPQAFRSRRGKIVPVVAGAWLGQWGSKNVGVLLAAAGAGGAGAASASLWKLGLFFLKVGAVLYGSGYVLVAFLQGGLVHEYGWLTQQELLDAIAIGQFTPGPVLSTATFIGYMIAGAGGAAVATTAIFAPSFLFVALVNPWIPRLRNSPWTAAFLDAVNVSAVALMAAVTVKLGQATLTAWPVWLIAVAATLIGLRWKVNLAWVVVGGGVLGWLLSLVAT; encoded by the coding sequence ATGACCCCAAGCCCAAGCGCCCTCGCCCGCCTCAAGGAGCTGGCCCTGGTTTTCCTGAAGCTGGGAGTCCTGGGCTTCGGGGGGCCGGCGGCCCACATCGCCATGATGGAAGAGGAGGTGGTGGCGCGGCGCGGCTGGCTGACGCGCCAGCGCTTCCTGGATCTGTTGGGCGCCACCAACCTGATCCCCGGTCCCAACTCAACCGAGATGGCCATCCATCTCGGCTATGTCAGAGCCGGTTGGAGCGGCCTGGCGGTTGCGGGGATCTGCTTCATTTTGCCTGCTGTAGGCTTGACGGCCGGCCTGGCCTGGATATACGTCCATTTTGGCCAACTTCCCCAGGTCGCACCCTGGCTGTTGGGGATCAAGCCGGCCGTGGTGGCCATCATCGCGGTTTCCGTCTGGCGGCTGGGGAAGAAGGCCTGCAAGACCTGGTCGCTCGGGGTCATCGGCGCCGCCGTTCTGGCAGCTTCCCTGCTGCAGGTCAACGAGGTGGCCGCCCTGCTGCTGGGGGGCGTGGCCGGCATGCTCTGGTTGCGGGTGCCCCAGGCGTTTCGATCACGACGGGGAAAGATTGTTCCGGTGGTCGCGGGAGCCTGGTTGGGACAATGGGGGAGCAAGAACGTCGGGGTGTTGCTGGCCGCCGCGGGTGCAGGCGGGGCGGGAGCAGCCTCGGCCTCGTTGTGGAAGCTGGGCCTCTTCTTCCTGAAGGTCGGCGCCGTCCTCTACGGAAGCGGTTACGTGCTGGTTGCGTTTCTGCAGGGCGGCCTGGTCCACGAATATGGCTGGCTGACTCAGCAGGAGCTGCTGGACGCCATTGCCATCGGTCAGTTCACCCCTGGACCCGTTTTATCCACCGCAACCTTCATCGGCTACATGATCGCCGGAGCCGGTGGGGCGGCGGTGGCGACCACTGCCATTTTCGCTCCCTCCTTCCTCTTTGTCGCCCTGGTCAATCCCTGGATTCCCCGCCTGCGCAATTCACCCTGGACGGCTGCCTTTCTGGACGCGGTCAACGTCAGCGCCGTGGCGCTGATGGCGGCCGTGACCGTGAAGCTGGGCCAGGCCACTCTCACCGCCTGGCCGGTCTGGCTGATCGCCGTGGCGGCCACCCTGATCGGTCTCCGCTGGAAAGTGAACCTGGCCTGGGTCGTGGTCGGGGGCGGCGTGCTGGGATGGCTGCTGTCGCTGGTTGCGACCTGA
- a CDS encoding TonB-dependent receptor encodes MRRSVPGRRFTGNSRQSSSRENLLPPAMALAGIQAMVYSILSGILLILTVPWQARAQATAQLSGTVVDPLGAPVSGANVRLTNFLTGFERQTTTRSGGSFQIVNVPFQTYELQVSHSGFATHTQAVQLRSNVPVLIPVQLSLATQQEAIDVSLVERITLIDTEATGTRTELNRAAIEQMPVQAGARGLEGILLNFPGFAANANGAVHPRGAHNQMTYVVDGMPISDQFTGSFATSIDPSMVQSLELYTGDIPPDYGSKVSGVANITTHSGFDGGGDFFGMLELGAAQFDTGSAILQLGGAGEKLGYFGSVSAVKSNRFLDSPSLDNLHNGGNAERGFLRLDYHATPKDSLRVSLLAGRSSFQLANLRSQHLNGQQQRRHLRDAAVSLGWVRLISPSTTFDSTTSYRTTVAQLFPSPGDTPVTASLARHLSTFSTFNRFNLLRGRHHWKIGFDYQYFPVSENFFFAITDSGFNPPVSRDFNPNLAPFDLTRGGRWFRFTDRGAGQLQTVFLQDRIKLGRFQLNLGGRYDRYRFLTVGSQFQPRLGVAYHLRETGTVLRASYNRNYQTPPNENLLLSNSVASGRLAPPDVRRDLSGGVILIGPQRQNVYEVGLQQRLADRASLNAVFFHKDSRDLQDNDNFLNTGIIFPTSLARSNVNGFETRLTLPEIHRFGGSVSTTHYHVVVTPPFTGGLFLGSATLDLLSEGPFVIDHDQKLAVSGLLTYRPRRNWWTSWQVRYDSGLVPNPSDPAQVARDPDYFDQLPLVNLTSDPPRVKARTILDATVGYRHIRGDRRVWDLVFQAANLTNRTALYNFQSVFVGTRVVQPRTLSAKVRWYW; translated from the coding sequence ATGCGGCGGAGTGTCCCAGGCAGGCGTTTCACCGGCAATTCCCGGCAATCCTCGAGCCGGGAAAATCTCCTGCCACCCGCCATGGCATTGGCGGGAATCCAGGCGATGGTCTATTCAATCCTTTCTGGAATCCTGCTGATTCTCACCGTCCCCTGGCAGGCCAGGGCTCAGGCAACCGCGCAACTGAGCGGAACGGTGGTCGATCCGCTGGGAGCCCCCGTCTCCGGCGCCAATGTCCGTTTGACCAATTTCCTGACCGGTTTCGAGCGCCAAACCACCACACGTTCCGGTGGCTCCTTCCAGATCGTCAACGTTCCCTTCCAGACCTATGAGCTGCAGGTAAGCCATTCCGGCTTCGCCACCCACACCCAGGCCGTTCAACTTCGCTCCAACGTCCCCGTCCTCATCCCGGTCCAGCTCTCGCTGGCGACTCAACAAGAGGCCATTGACGTCTCCCTGGTGGAGCGAATCACGCTGATCGATACCGAGGCCACCGGGACCCGCACCGAGCTCAACCGCGCGGCCATCGAGCAAATGCCCGTCCAGGCCGGGGCCCGAGGACTGGAGGGAATCCTGCTCAACTTCCCCGGGTTCGCCGCCAATGCCAACGGAGCCGTTCATCCCCGGGGAGCCCACAATCAGATGACCTATGTGGTCGACGGCATGCCCATCAGCGATCAATTCACCGGCTCGTTCGCGACCTCCATCGATCCATCCATGGTGCAATCCCTCGAGCTTTACACCGGGGACATTCCGCCGGACTACGGCAGCAAGGTTTCGGGGGTGGCCAACATCACTACCCATTCGGGCTTCGATGGGGGAGGCGATTTCTTCGGGATGCTCGAGCTCGGCGCCGCCCAGTTCGACACCGGATCGGCCATCCTGCAGCTGGGCGGGGCCGGGGAAAAGCTGGGTTACTTCGGCTCGGTGTCGGCCGTGAAGAGCAATCGTTTCCTCGACAGCCCCTCGCTCGACAACCTCCACAACGGCGGCAACGCCGAGCGCGGCTTCCTGCGGCTGGACTACCACGCCACCCCCAAGGACAGTCTTCGGGTGAGCCTGCTGGCCGGGCGCTCGTCCTTCCAGTTGGCCAACCTGAGGTCCCAGCACCTGAACGGCCAGCAACAGAGGCGCCACTTGCGCGACGCGGCGGTTTCGCTGGGCTGGGTCCGCCTGATCTCTCCCTCGACCACCTTCGATTCCACCACCTCCTACCGAACCACGGTGGCCCAACTCTTCCCCAGCCCGGGAGACACTCCGGTGACGGCCTCGCTGGCCCGGCACCTGTCGACCTTCTCCACCTTCAACCGCTTCAACCTCCTGCGCGGCCGGCACCATTGGAAGATCGGCTTCGACTACCAGTATTTTCCGGTCAGCGAGAACTTCTTTTTCGCAATTACCGACTCCGGCTTCAACCCTCCTGTGTCGCGGGACTTCAATCCCAACCTGGCTCCCTTCGACCTCACCCGAGGCGGGCGTTGGTTCCGCTTTACCGACAGGGGGGCCGGCCAACTGCAGACCGTCTTTCTGCAGGACCGCATCAAGCTGGGCCGGTTCCAGCTCAACCTGGGCGGTCGCTACGATCGCTACCGATTCCTGACGGTTGGATCTCAATTCCAGCCCCGCCTGGGTGTGGCCTACCATCTCAGAGAGACCGGAACCGTGCTGCGGGCCTCCTACAACCGGAACTACCAGACTCCGCCTAACGAAAACCTGCTGCTGTCCAACTCGGTTGCGTCCGGACGCTTGGCCCCTCCGGATGTGAGGCGCGACCTCAGCGGCGGGGTCATCCTGATCGGTCCCCAGCGCCAGAACGTCTACGAGGTGGGGCTGCAGCAGAGGTTGGCCGACCGGGCCAGTCTGAACGCCGTGTTTTTTCACAAGGATTCCCGCGATCTGCAGGACAATGACAACTTCCTCAATACCGGAATCATCTTCCCCACCTCGCTGGCCCGCTCCAACGTCAACGGATTCGAGACCCGGCTCACCCTCCCGGAAATTCACCGGTTCGGCGGCTCGGTCAGCACCACCCACTATCACGTGGTTGTCACCCCGCCCTTTACCGGCGGCCTCTTCCTGGGCAGTGCCACGCTGGACCTCTTGAGCGAAGGGCCCTTCGTGATCGACCACGACCAGAAACTGGCGGTCAGCGGCCTGCTCACCTACCGCCCGCGCCGGAACTGGTGGACGAGCTGGCAGGTTCGCTACGACAGTGGTCTGGTGCCCAATCCCTCCGACCCGGCCCAGGTGGCCCGGGACCCGGACTACTTCGATCAATTGCCCCTGGTCAACCTGACCTCGGACCCGCCTCGGGTCAAGGCCAGGACTATCCTGGATGCTACCGTCGGCTACCGGCATATTCGCGGCGACCGCCGCGTCTGGGACCTGGTTTTCCAGGCGGCCAACCTGACCAATCGCACGGCGCTCTACAACTTCCAATCCGTCTTTGTAGGGACCCGCGTGGTACAGCCCCGCACCTTGAGCGCCAAGGTCCGCTGGTACTGGTAA
- a CDS encoding cupin domain-containing protein — protein MTLANWKTQAYSGIQSLLFNNPHRVIEFSVAQSDGSRRNRAEIPAPVRRLYETEAPEERTCLQTTQFVHHMMIPPGGRHVAELHIHPDAEEILVVTRGSGQARIDGRNHPVAREDVLYVPPGAEHEIRNTSEEILGILFINVPTGEGLKKLLSAQGKTKSP, from the coding sequence ATGACGCTGGCCAATTGGAAGACTCAAGCTTACAGCGGGATTCAAAGCCTGCTTTTCAACAACCCCCATCGGGTTATCGAGTTCAGCGTCGCTCAGAGCGACGGAAGCCGGCGCAACCGGGCGGAAATTCCGGCCCCGGTACGAAGGCTTTATGAAACCGAGGCGCCGGAGGAGCGAACATGCCTGCAGACGACCCAGTTCGTCCACCACATGATGATCCCGCCCGGGGGGCGTCATGTGGCCGAACTCCACATCCACCCCGATGCCGAAGAGATCCTGGTGGTGACCCGGGGAAGTGGCCAGGCTCGCATTGACGGCCGCAACCATCCGGTGGCGAGGGAGGACGTGCTCTATGTCCCTCCCGGAGCCGAGCACGAAATTCGTAACACCAGCGAGGAGATTTTGGGTATACTGTTCATCAACGTGCCGACGGGAGAAGGTCTGAAGAAGCTGCTGTCGGCCCAGGGGAAGACCAAGAGCCCTTGA